In Oryza sativa Japonica Group chromosome 11, ASM3414082v1, the following are encoded in one genomic region:
- the LOC136353867 gene encoding cytochrome P450 87A3-like isoform X2, producing the protein MEFLSSVSYLFKALCTCGVAFVTGWFAHWVYRWMNPQCDGKLPPGSMGLPLVGETFRFFRASASIDMPSYYKERLKRYGPIFKTSLVGQPLVISLDPEVNRFVFQQEGKLFRSWYPETTNTIFGKKSLTTYSGAVNKFVRSFASKLFGPTNLKESLLPELESAVRESFATWVMNPSIEVKDGISNMIFDLVAKKLIGFNPTKSRELRKNFQEFFQGMVSFPIYFPGTSFYRCMQEEHTTILNKRGSLNSGFTWEEYKSLMFTSQVVHEITRISNVAPGIFRKTLADVKVKGYTIPAGWLVMISPMAVDLNPTLFEDPLEFNPWRWTDKTKQSELLRNYMPFGGGIRLCLGAEFSKLFIALFIHVLVTEYRWKEIKGGDVLRISEVIFPQGYHIQLIPHT; encoded by the exons ATGGAGTTTCTGTCATCAGTTTCATATCTTTTCAAGGCTCTCTGCACATGTGGTGTTGCATTTGTCACTGGGTGGTTTGCTCACTGGGTGTACAGATGGATGAATCCCCAATGCGATGGGAAGCTCCCTCCTGGCTCCATGGGCTTGCCTCTTGTTGGTGAGACATTCCGCTTCTTTAGAGCGAGCGCATCTATTGACATGCCGAGCTACTACAAGGAAAGGCTCAAGAG ATATGGGCCAATCTTCAAGACAAGCCTAGTGGGGCAGCCTCTGGTCATTTCCCTCGATCCAGAGGTGAACCGGTTCGTGTTCCAGCAGGAGGGCAAGCTGTTCCGTAGCTGGTACCCAGAGACGACGAACACCATCTTTGGCAAGAAAAGCCTCACCACGTATAGTGGTGCCGTTAATAAGTTCGTCCGGAGTTTCGCGTCCAAGCTCTTTGGCCCTACAAACTTGAAAGAATCACTCCTTCCTGAACTGGAGAGCGCCGTGAGGGAGAGCTTCGCGACGTGGGTCATGAACCCCAGCATTGAGGTGAAGGACGGCATATCGAAT ATGATATTTGATCTGGTCGCTAAGAAGTTGATTGGCTTCAACCCCACCAAGTCAAGAGAATTGAGGAAAAACTTTCAGGAGTTCTTCCAGGGAATGGTCTCTTTCCCCATATATTTTCCAGGGACATCATTTTACCGATGCATGCAG GAGGAGCATACAACGATCCTGAACAAACGAGGCAGTCTGAATTCTGGGTTCACTTGGGAAGAGTACAAATCCTTGATGTTCACTTCACAG GTTGTCCACGAAATTACTCGAATTAGTAACGTTGCACCTGGAATTTTCAGGAAAACCCTAGCAGATGTGAAAGTGAAAG gCTATACAATCCCAGCTGGGTGGCTAGTCATGATTAGCCCCATGGCAGTTGATCTAAACCCAACATTGTTTGAAGACCCACTCGAATTCAATCCATGGAGGTGGACG GACAAGACAAAGCAGAGTGAGCTACTAAGGAATTACATGCCATTTGGAGGAGGCATAAGACTCTGTCTCGGGGCAGAGTTTAGCAAGCTTTTTATTGCCCTTTTCATCCACGTCTTGGTGACTGAGTACAG ATGGAAAGAGATCAAAGGAGGTGATGTACTGCGCATCTCAGAGGTTATATTCCCACAAGGCTATCATATCCAACTTATCCCTCATACCTAA
- the LOC136353867 gene encoding cytochrome P450 87A3-like isoform X1: MEFLSSVSYLFKALCTCGVAFVTGWFAHWVYRWMNPQCDGKLPPGSMGLPLVGETFRFFRASASIDMPSYYKERLKRYGPIFKTSLVGQPLVISLDPEVNRFVFQQEGKLFRSWYPETTNTIFGKKSLTTYSGAVNKFVRSFASKLFGPTNLKESLLPELESAVRESFATWVMNPSIEVKDGISNMIFDLVAKKLIGFNPTKSRELRKNFQEFFQGMVSFPIYFPGTSFYRCMQGRRNVHKTLTDLLKERLSAPGEKYNDLIDQIIEELQSENPVIDVNFAVDVLSALLFASFATLSSTLSVGFKFLTDNPKVVKELKEEHTTILNKRGSLNSGFTWEEYKSLMFTSQVVHEITRISNVAPGIFRKTLADVKVKGYTIPAGWLVMISPMAVDLNPTLFEDPLEFNPWRWTDKTKQSELLRNYMPFGGGIRLCLGAEFSKLFIALFIHVLVTEYRWKEIKGGDVLRISEVIFPQGYHIQLIPHT, from the exons ATGGAGTTTCTGTCATCAGTTTCATATCTTTTCAAGGCTCTCTGCACATGTGGTGTTGCATTTGTCACTGGGTGGTTTGCTCACTGGGTGTACAGATGGATGAATCCCCAATGCGATGGGAAGCTCCCTCCTGGCTCCATGGGCTTGCCTCTTGTTGGTGAGACATTCCGCTTCTTTAGAGCGAGCGCATCTATTGACATGCCGAGCTACTACAAGGAAAGGCTCAAGAG ATATGGGCCAATCTTCAAGACAAGCCTAGTGGGGCAGCCTCTGGTCATTTCCCTCGATCCAGAGGTGAACCGGTTCGTGTTCCAGCAGGAGGGCAAGCTGTTCCGTAGCTGGTACCCAGAGACGACGAACACCATCTTTGGCAAGAAAAGCCTCACCACGTATAGTGGTGCCGTTAATAAGTTCGTCCGGAGTTTCGCGTCCAAGCTCTTTGGCCCTACAAACTTGAAAGAATCACTCCTTCCTGAACTGGAGAGCGCCGTGAGGGAGAGCTTCGCGACGTGGGTCATGAACCCCAGCATTGAGGTGAAGGACGGCATATCGAAT ATGATATTTGATCTGGTCGCTAAGAAGTTGATTGGCTTCAACCCCACCAAGTCAAGAGAATTGAGGAAAAACTTTCAGGAGTTCTTCCAGGGAATGGTCTCTTTCCCCATATATTTTCCAGGGACATCATTTTACCGATGCATGCAG GGCAGGAGAAACGTGCATAAAACACTGACTGATTTATTAAAAGAGAGGCTAAGTGCACCTGGGGAAAAATATAATGATCTTATTGACCAAATTATTGAAGAACTACAGAGTGAAAATCCGGTGATAGATGTCAATTTTGCTGTAGATGTACTTTCTGCACTCTTATTTGCCAGTTTTGCAACACTATCATCGACCTTGTCTGTCGGTTTTAAGTTTCTCACCGACAATCCAAAAGTTGTCAAGGAGCTTAAG GAGGAGCATACAACGATCCTGAACAAACGAGGCAGTCTGAATTCTGGGTTCACTTGGGAAGAGTACAAATCCTTGATGTTCACTTCACAG GTTGTCCACGAAATTACTCGAATTAGTAACGTTGCACCTGGAATTTTCAGGAAAACCCTAGCAGATGTGAAAGTGAAAG gCTATACAATCCCAGCTGGGTGGCTAGTCATGATTAGCCCCATGGCAGTTGATCTAAACCCAACATTGTTTGAAGACCCACTCGAATTCAATCCATGGAGGTGGACG GACAAGACAAAGCAGAGTGAGCTACTAAGGAATTACATGCCATTTGGAGGAGGCATAAGACTCTGTCTCGGGGCAGAGTTTAGCAAGCTTTTTATTGCCCTTTTCATCCACGTCTTGGTGACTGAGTACAG ATGGAAAGAGATCAAAGGAGGTGATGTACTGCGCATCTCAGAGGTTATATTCCCACAAGGCTATCATATCCAACTTATCCCTCATACCTAA
- the LOC136354144 gene encoding uncharacterized protein → MEDWIVLSNSDGDSVELHDGSESSFAVVHENAEISDAAQSNYGHVESKITAAKDDIDIECFDEEDGICEENPDDEIFNDQKEIDCEEELDDDDDESLDDDDIDRYCEEDRICEENPDDEIFDDEEEIDHEEDLDDDDDESLDDDDIERYDAEDIICEENPDDEII, encoded by the coding sequence ATGGAGGACTGGATCGTTCTCAGCAACAGCGACGGGGATAGCGTGGAGCTCCACGACGGCAGCGAGAGCAGCTTCGCGGTGGTGCACGAGAACGCCGAGATATCTGACGCGGCACAGAGCAACTATGGCCACGTCGAGTCCAAGATCACCGCCGCCAAGGATGACATTGACATTGAATGCTTTGATGAGGAGGACGGAATCTGCGAGGAGAACCCCGATGATGAAATCTTCAACGACCAGAAGGAAATCGACTGCGAGGAAGAattggatgatgatgatgatgagagccTCGACGATGATGACATTGATCGCTATTGTGAAGAGGACAGAATCTGCGAGGAGAACCCGGATGATGAGATCTTCGATGACGAGGAGGAAATCGACCACGAGGAGGAcctggatgatgatgatgatgagagccTCGACGATGATGACATTGAACGCTATGATGCAGAGGATATAATCTGCGAGGAGAACCCGGACGATGAAATCATCTAG